The following proteins are co-located in the Brachybacterium sacelli genome:
- a CDS encoding LysR family transcriptional regulator, giving the protein MRDLKQLQYFRSTALAGSVRGAGARLGTAPSSISQQVRALEHDLGLELFVRTGRRLDLTPMGRELLGEVEKVFDALGGLEDRAADLRVERSGRLVIGYFSSAGTRWIPDLVAYLEFAHPELSVRLELTDRGIVENGQDLQLVISRGEGLDVPASMDSELLLVDPFVAAVPRGHALAGRGSATLEELTALPWIDNDDYTSSDGRCRQILVDACRVSGVDMTFRHQAHDYRTALDMVDRGLGATILPRLGLVGTGDNTAVLQIVGPGLERRIHAVWCRETPVADAVADARRALRDLVAEDSGPGPRRPVTASA; this is encoded by the coding sequence ATGCGTGACCTGAAGCAGCTGCAGTACTTCCGGTCCACGGCGCTCGCCGGCAGCGTCCGTGGTGCGGGCGCGAGGCTGGGCACCGCCCCGTCGTCGATCAGTCAGCAGGTCCGGGCCCTCGAGCACGACCTCGGCCTCGAGCTCTTCGTCCGTACGGGACGCCGCCTGGACCTGACCCCCATGGGGCGGGAGCTCCTCGGCGAGGTGGAGAAGGTGTTCGACGCCCTCGGAGGCCTCGAGGACCGTGCTGCCGACCTGCGCGTAGAGCGATCAGGGCGCCTCGTCATCGGCTACTTCTCGAGCGCCGGCACCCGGTGGATCCCGGACCTCGTGGCCTACCTCGAGTTCGCGCACCCGGAGCTGTCCGTGCGCCTCGAGCTCACCGACCGCGGGATCGTCGAGAACGGGCAGGACCTGCAGCTCGTGATCTCCCGCGGGGAGGGCCTGGACGTCCCCGCCTCCATGGACTCCGAACTGTTGCTCGTCGACCCCTTCGTCGCCGCCGTGCCGCGCGGGCACGCCCTCGCCGGCCGCGGCTCCGCGACGCTCGAGGAGCTCACGGCCCTGCCGTGGATCGACAACGACGACTACACGTCCTCCGACGGAAGGTGCCGCCAGATCCTCGTCGACGCGTGCCGGGTCTCGGGAGTGGACATGACCTTCCGGCATCAGGCGCACGACTACCGCACGGCGCTCGACATGGTCGACCGCGGGCTCGGCGCGACGATCCTGCCGCGTCTGGGCCTCGTCGGGACGGGCGATAACACGGCCGTGCTGCAGATCGTCGGGCCCGGGCTCGAGCGTCGGATCCATGCCGTGTGGTGCCGCGAGACGCCGGTCGCCGATGCCGTCGCCGATGCCCGACGGGCGCTGCGAGATCTCGTGGCCGAGGACTCGGGGCCCGG
- a CDS encoding DMT family transporter produces MTTPSIHSSHPALPWLAALGVMLMWASSFIVIRFGGADFSPGAMSLLRTGAAAATLFPLLVAGRVRRPRTPRLWLTVIAWGVVWFAAYTIVLNAAELLIDAATASMLVNVAPLIVAVASVLLLGEGISARLIAGVLVAFGGIALITVATSTGHVSPIGLLLGLVAALLYAGSVLAQKPLLAHVDSTSMTVVGIFAGFAACLPFTPQLVAEIGSAPTGSIVAVVYMGVFPTAFAFLLWGYALTRTPAGVLSSSSLIVPGITVILAWLLLGEVPPPLAALGGVLCLAGAGFAVAPNVLAALRRTRQDEGGRGSGREHVGAAEPGAHR; encoded by the coding sequence GTGACCACCCCGTCGATCCACTCCTCCCACCCCGCACTGCCCTGGCTCGCCGCCCTCGGCGTGATGCTCATGTGGGCGTCCTCGTTCATCGTGATCCGCTTCGGAGGAGCCGATTTCTCCCCGGGCGCGATGTCCTTGCTGCGCACCGGCGCGGCCGCCGCCACCCTGTTCCCGCTCCTGGTCGCAGGACGGGTCCGCCGGCCCCGGACCCCGCGGCTGTGGCTCACGGTGATCGCCTGGGGCGTCGTCTGGTTCGCCGCGTACACGATCGTGCTGAACGCGGCCGAGCTCCTGATCGACGCCGCCACGGCGTCGATGCTGGTCAACGTCGCCCCCCTGATCGTGGCGGTGGCCTCCGTGCTGCTGCTCGGCGAGGGGATCTCCGCCCGGTTGATCGCGGGTGTGCTCGTCGCCTTCGGCGGGATCGCCCTGATCACCGTGGCCACCTCCACCGGGCACGTCTCTCCGATCGGGTTGCTGCTCGGGCTGGTCGCCGCGCTGCTGTACGCCGGGAGCGTCCTCGCGCAGAAGCCGCTGCTGGCGCACGTCGACTCCACGTCGATGACCGTCGTCGGGATCTTCGCCGGATTCGCCGCGTGCCTGCCGTTCACGCCGCAGCTGGTCGCCGAGATCGGCTCCGCACCCACCGGCTCGATCGTCGCCGTCGTCTACATGGGCGTGTTCCCCACGGCGTTCGCCTTCCTGCTGTGGGGGTATGCGCTGACCCGCACCCCGGCGGGCGTGCTGAGCTCCTCCTCGCTCATCGTCCCGGGGATCACCGTGATCCTCGCCTGGCTCCTGCTCGGAGAGGTGCCGCCGCCCCTGGCCGCCCTCGGCGGCGTGCTCTGCCTGGCCGGCGCCGGGTTCGCCGTCGCCCCCAACGTCCTGGCGGCCCTGCGCCGGACGCGGCAGGACGAGGGAGGGCGCGGGAGCGGTCGCGAGCACGTCGGGGCCGCAGAGCCCGGAGCGCACCGCTGA
- a CDS encoding cysteine hydrolase family protein, translating into MDTPAVRPGGDADRPWLVVVDPQRIFADPASEWASPFFPAARGRILMLAHHLGPERTLVTRWLPTADRATAWGEYFAAWPFADVPPTDPLYELVPEARGLSAHPTIDEPTFGKWGPQLAARIGAGPRSRPRLLVAGVSTDCCVLTTVLAAADAGARVTVVTDACAASSSANGAAALHTMSLFPPQVDLRSADEVLAVLVPS; encoded by the coding sequence ATGGACACCCCCGCAGTTCGCCCCGGCGGCGACGCCGATCGCCCCTGGCTCGTCGTCGTCGACCCGCAGCGCATCTTCGCCGACCCCGCCTCGGAATGGGCCTCCCCGTTCTTCCCGGCGGCGAGGGGGCGGATCCTGATGCTCGCTCATCACCTCGGACCGGAGCGCACGCTGGTCACCCGCTGGCTGCCGACGGCGGACCGTGCCACCGCCTGGGGCGAGTACTTCGCTGCCTGGCCGTTCGCCGACGTGCCCCCCACGGATCCGCTGTACGAGCTGGTGCCGGAGGCGCGGGGGCTCTCCGCCCACCCGACCATCGACGAGCCGACCTTCGGGAAATGGGGGCCGCAGCTCGCGGCACGGATCGGTGCCGGCCCGCGCTCCCGCCCGCGGCTGCTGGTCGCCGGGGTCTCCACCGACTGCTGCGTGCTCACCACCGTGCTCGCAGCGGCCGACGCCGGTGCCCGAGTCACCGTCGTCACCGATGCCTGTGCGGCCTCGTCGTCCGCGAACGGAGCGGCCGCCCTGCACACGATGAGCCTGTTCCCGCCGCAGGTGGACCTGCGCAGCGCCGACGAGGTCCTCGCCGTCCTCGTGCCATCCTGA
- a CDS encoding DUF488 family protein, with amino-acid sequence MTSPLLTVGHGRLDRAELADLLRGASIEQLVDVRRYPGSRANGAAAKGAVEEICTGAGIDYRWDERLGGRRRLTKDEDAASPDTWWRVAQFRAYAGWTRSEDFRAGIGELLEDVRRARTAVMCSESMWWRCHRRLIADVVLLDHAVPAQHLMPSGQLRPHLASPGARLDAAGQVVWDRGDQG; translated from the coding sequence ATGACCTCTCCCCTGCTCACCGTGGGGCACGGCCGGCTGGACCGCGCCGAGCTCGCGGACCTGCTGCGCGGTGCGAGCATCGAGCAGCTCGTCGACGTGCGCCGCTACCCCGGCTCGCGCGCGAACGGCGCGGCCGCGAAGGGCGCCGTCGAGGAGATCTGCACCGGTGCCGGGATCGACTATCGGTGGGACGAGCGTCTGGGCGGCCGGCGCCGGCTGACCAAGGACGAGGACGCCGCCTCACCGGACACCTGGTGGCGGGTCGCGCAGTTCCGGGCCTACGCCGGCTGGACCCGCAGCGAGGACTTCCGGGCCGGGATCGGCGAGCTGCTCGAGGACGTCCGGCGGGCCCGCACCGCCGTGATGTGCTCGGAGTCGATGTGGTGGCGCTGCCACCGTCGGCTCATCGCCGACGTGGTGCTCCTGGACCACGCGGTCCCGGCCCAGCACCTGATGCCCTCGGGGCAGCTGCGCCCGCACCTGGCGAGTCCGGGAGCGCGGCTCGACGCGGCGGGCCAGGTGGTGTGGGACCGCGGCGACCAGGGCTGA
- a CDS encoding SDR family oxidoreductase: protein MHSPTSTPAIPRTALLTGVGRRRGIGAAIARGLAADGFDLALNYFEPYDRRVLGEATDVELLADELREQGRRVELIPGDLEDPEFPPTLVASAYRALGPLGALVTCHCESVDSSILDTTVESFDRHYAVNVRATWLLLKAFAEQVEPGTDTPGGAVIALTSDHTVHNLPYGATKGALDRLVLAGTHELAERAVRTNVLNPGPIDTGWMTEEIRTAGAADTPGGELGGPDTVADLVRFLVSEQGSWIRGQLLYSNGGFATPAL, encoded by the coding sequence ATGCACTCTCCCACCAGCACCCCCGCGATCCCCCGCACCGCCCTGCTCACGGGCGTCGGCCGTCGCCGCGGCATCGGCGCCGCGATCGCCCGCGGACTCGCCGCCGACGGCTTCGACCTGGCCCTGAACTACTTCGAGCCCTACGATCGCCGCGTCCTCGGCGAGGCCACCGACGTCGAGCTGCTCGCCGACGAGCTCCGCGAGCAGGGGCGCCGCGTCGAGCTGATCCCCGGCGACCTCGAGGACCCCGAGTTCCCTCCGACCCTGGTCGCTTCCGCCTACCGAGCGCTCGGCCCGCTCGGGGCGCTCGTGACCTGCCACTGCGAGTCGGTGGACTCCTCGATCCTGGACACCACCGTGGAGAGCTTCGACCGCCATTACGCCGTCAACGTGCGCGCGACCTGGTTGCTGCTGAAGGCCTTCGCGGAGCAGGTCGAGCCCGGCACGGACACTCCCGGGGGCGCGGTGATCGCCCTGACCAGCGACCACACCGTGCACAATCTCCCCTACGGGGCGACCAAGGGGGCGCTGGACCGTCTGGTGCTGGCCGGCACGCATGAGCTCGCCGAGCGCGCCGTGCGCACCAACGTCCTCAATCCCGGGCCGATCGACACCGGCTGGATGACCGAGGAGATCCGCACCGCCGGTGCCGCGGACACTCCGGGCGGCGAGCTCGGCGGCCCGGACACCGTCGCGGACCTGGTGCGGTTCCTCGTCTCGGAACAGGGGTCGTGGATCCGCGGGCAGCTGCTGTACTCCAACGGCGGGTTCGCGACCCCGGCGCTGTGA
- a CDS encoding CPBP family intramembrane glutamic endopeptidase produces MRPPEPRPVDRSDRRRWAQLLLGIILFVVAELVMVAVARLGTVATGASFAQGPAGWALLLGAGMGAAVAMGGFLLILGPLGRSPGLALRGAGKLAELALGLVIGAALISLSVGLIALLGGYRVTGFAPSPQLLVPLALGIGAGFIEEILFRGILLRLLDAWLGSWAALAITSLLFGLIHLTNDGASVLTALGLVIEAGVLLGAAYLLTRRLWLAIGVHIAWNTVQAGVFSSTVSGTGEQSGLLVAEMSGPAWLTGGSMGVEGSVVSVLLGLAAGTVLLVIAGRRGHLLPSVRTTQSVAGAGAVDRAEPAARGA; encoded by the coding sequence ATGAGACCACCGGAACCACGCCCCGTCGACCGCAGCGACCGTCGCCGCTGGGCACAGCTGCTGCTCGGCATCATCCTGTTCGTCGTCGCCGAGTTGGTGATGGTCGCCGTGGCCCGGCTCGGGACGGTGGCCACCGGGGCGTCCTTCGCGCAGGGGCCCGCCGGCTGGGCGCTCCTGCTCGGGGCCGGCATGGGCGCCGCCGTCGCGATGGGCGGATTCCTCCTGATCCTCGGACCCCTCGGCCGCAGTCCGGGCCTCGCCCTGCGCGGCGCGGGAAAGCTCGCCGAGCTGGCGCTCGGGTTGGTGATCGGTGCCGCGCTGATCTCGCTCAGCGTGGGCCTGATCGCGCTCCTCGGCGGCTACCGCGTCACGGGGTTCGCTCCGTCCCCGCAGCTGCTCGTTCCGCTCGCGCTCGGTATCGGCGCAGGATTCATCGAGGAGATCCTGTTCCGCGGGATCCTGCTGCGCCTGCTCGACGCCTGGCTGGGCAGCTGGGCAGCACTGGCGATCACCTCGCTGCTGTTCGGCCTGATCCACCTGACGAACGACGGCGCGTCCGTCCTGACCGCTCTCGGTCTCGTGATCGAGGCCGGGGTGCTGCTGGGGGCCGCTTACCTCCTGACCCGTCGGCTGTGGCTCGCGATCGGTGTCCACATCGCCTGGAACACCGTGCAGGCCGGGGTCTTCTCCTCGACCGTCTCCGGGACCGGGGAGCAGAGCGGACTGCTGGTGGCCGAGATGAGCGGACCCGCATGGTTGACCGGCGGCTCCATGGGCGTCGAGGGGTCGGTGGTCAGTGTGCTGCTGGGGCTCGCCGCAGGGACCGTGCTGCTCGTGATCGCGGGCCGCCGTGGGCATCTGCTGCCGTCGGTGCGGACGACGCAGAGCGTCGCCGGCGCCGGGGCGGTTGATCGCGCCGAGCCGGCCGCGCGCGGAGCGTGA
- a CDS encoding TerC/Alx family metal homeostasis membrane protein, whose amino-acid sequence MGELNIGFEIVALVVLVAILLADLLMVLKRPHVPSLKECAGWIGFYVGLAIVFAGVLFFVGGMAPASEFVTGWLLEYSLSIDNLFVFIVIMAKFAVPRKYQQEVLMVGIIIALIARAIFILAGAVIIENFAGVFYIFGLFLLWTAWKQTREEDGGDDDSFIMRAVRKMFPVSEEYDGNKLRTVVDGKKLFTPMLLVFVTIGLTDVMFALDSIPAIFAVTRNPFLVFTANLFALMGLRQLYFLLGGLMDRLAYLHYGIAAILGFIGIKLLIHAIHEAPLEFLPGFSVLEKIPEVPIWLSLSVIVVSMAAATGASLLFAPKTPTPSDDEAGSSPER is encoded by the coding sequence ATGGGTGAACTGAACATCGGATTCGAGATCGTGGCACTCGTCGTGCTCGTCGCGATCCTGCTCGCGGACCTGCTGATGGTCCTCAAACGCCCCCACGTGCCCTCCCTGAAGGAGTGCGCCGGGTGGATCGGCTTCTACGTCGGCCTCGCCATCGTCTTCGCCGGGGTGCTGTTCTTCGTGGGCGGCATGGCGCCCGCCTCCGAGTTCGTGACCGGCTGGCTGCTCGAGTACTCGCTGAGCATCGACAACCTGTTCGTCTTCATCGTGATCATGGCGAAGTTCGCCGTGCCGAGGAAGTACCAGCAGGAAGTGCTGATGGTGGGGATCATCATCGCGCTGATCGCCCGCGCCATCTTCATCCTGGCCGGCGCGGTGATCATCGAGAACTTCGCCGGGGTCTTCTACATCTTCGGCCTCTTCCTGCTGTGGACGGCCTGGAAGCAGACCCGCGAGGAGGACGGCGGGGACGACGACTCGTTCATCATGCGTGCGGTGCGCAAGATGTTCCCCGTCTCCGAGGAGTACGACGGGAACAAGCTGCGCACGGTCGTGGACGGCAAGAAGCTGTTCACCCCGATGCTGCTGGTGTTCGTGACGATCGGTCTGACCGACGTCATGTTCGCCCTGGACTCGATCCCGGCGATCTTCGCGGTCACCCGCAACCCGTTCCTGGTCTTCACCGCGAACCTCTTCGCCCTGATGGGCCTGCGGCAGCTGTACTTCCTGCTGGGCGGGCTCATGGACCGTCTGGCCTACCTGCACTACGGCATCGCGGCGATCCTCGGCTTCATCGGCATCAAGCTGCTGATCCACGCGATCCACGAGGCGCCGCTGGAGTTCCTGCCCGGCTTCTCGGTGCTGGAGAAGATCCCCGAGGTGCCGATCTGGCTCTCGCTGTCCGTGATCGTGGTCTCCATGGCGGCCGCGACCGGCGCTTCGCTCCTGTTCGCTCCGAAGACCCCCACGCCGTCCGACGACGAAGCCGGCTCCAGCCCGGAGCGCTGA
- a CDS encoding IS3 family transposase (programmed frameshift) — protein sequence MPAPYPQEFREDVVRVARSREDGVTLAQIAKDFGVHEMTLHKWIRQADIDDGNRPGKTREDSTELRELRRRNRLLEQEKEVLRRAAAYLSQANLPKRFYPLVSELAADGIPVAVSLRVLKLSRQPYYRWRKQQITRAELVEAYRANALLDAHRDDPEFGYRFLVGEAAEAGEVMCERTAWKICRDNQWWSVFGKKRGKNGKRPGPPVHDDLVKRDFSADDANELWLTDITEHWTDEGKLYLCAIKDVFSGRIVGYSISDRMKARLAANALDNAVSRRRDTAGCIVHSDRGSQFRSRKFVHALNRHHLIGSMGQVGAAGDNAAMESFFSLLQKNVLDRKRWRTREELRIAIITWIERTYHRRRRQARLGRLTPIEYETIMNPAVSLAA from the exons ATGCCCGCTCCCTACCCCCAGGAGTTCCGCGAGGACGTCGTGCGTGTGGCCCGGTCCCGCGAAGACGGCGTCACCCTCGCGCAGATCGCGAAGGACTTCGGCGTCCACGAGATGACGCTCCACAAATGGATCCGCCAAGCCGACATCGACGACGGCAACCGTCCCGGCAAGACTCGTGAGGACTCGACGGAACTGCGCGAGCTCCGCCGCCGGAACCGGTTGCTGGAGCAGGAGAAAGAGGTCCTGCGCCGCGCAGCCGCCTACCTGTCCCAGGCGAACCTGCCG AAAAGGTTCTACCCGCTCGTGAGCGAGCTCGCCGCTGACGGCATCCCCGTCGCGGTGTCCCTGCGGGTCCTGAAGCTCTCCCGCCAGCCCTACTACCGCTGGCGGAAGCAGCAGATCACCAGGGCCGAGCTCGTCGAGGCCTACCGAGCCAACGCCCTGTTGGACGCCCACCGCGACGATCCTGAGTTCGGCTACCGGTTCCTCGTCGGAGAAGCCGCCGAGGCCGGAGAGGTGATGTGTGAGCGGACCGCGTGGAAGATCTGCCGCGACAACCAGTGGTGGTCCGTGTTCGGGAAGAAGCGCGGCAAGAACGGAAAGCGCCCCGGTCCGCCGGTCCATGACGACCTTGTGAAGCGGGACTTCTCCGCCGATGACGCCAACGAACTGTGGCTCACCGACATCACCGAGCACTGGACCGACGAGGGCAAGCTCTACCTCTGCGCCATCAAGGACGTGTTCTCCGGCCGGATCGTGGGCTACTCGATCAGCGACCGGATGAAGGCCCGTCTCGCGGCGAACGCCCTGGACAACGCAGTATCCAGGCGTCGTGACACCGCCGGTTGCATCGTGCATTCGGACAGGGGATCCCAGTTCAGGTCCCGGAAGTTCGTGCACGCCCTGAACCGTCATCACCTCATCGGATCGATGGGCCAAGTCGGTGCTGCCGGCGACAACGCCGCGATGGAATCGTTCTTCTCGCTACTTCAGAAGAACGTCCTGGACCGCAAGCGCTGGCGGACTCGAGAGGAGTTGCGGATCGCGATCATCACCTGGATCGAGAGGACCTATCACCGCCGTCGCCGACAGGCTCGCCTGGGCCGATTGACCCCCATCGAATACGAGACCATCATGAACCCGGCCGTGAGCCTCGCGGCCTGA
- the hutH gene encoding histidine ammonia-lyase gives MPRTVTLSTGGLTAADVLAVSRHGARVDLDPAAREQVAAVRAHVDALAAGETPVYGVSTGFGALADTAIPPSMRHALQRSLIRSHAAGAGPEVETEVVRALMLLRARTLASGRTGVRPVVVETMLALLNAQITPIVHEYGSLGCSGDLAPLSHCAIVLMGEGRARDRDGRERPVPELLAEAGVTPVLLEEKEGLALINGTDGMLGMLLMAIADLEELVRIADLTTALTVQGLRGRDSVFVPELHAPLRPHPGQAASAANIHGLLAGSPIIAAVAAEGSRVQDAYSLRCAPQVAGGVRDTIQHARTVADRELAAAIDNPVVLEDGTVTSNGNFHGAPVAYVLDFLAVVGADLASIAERRTDRMLDASRSHGLPPFLADDPGVDSGFMIAQYTQAALVSEMKRLAVPASVDSIPSSAMQEDHVSMGWHAARKLRTSVENLRRVLAIELLTAARAIDLRAPLVPSAASVAAIDVLRRTVAGPGPDRFLAPDIAEAEARLLDGSLLTAVQEVAGPLE, from the coding sequence ATGCCCCGCACCGTCACCCTGTCCACCGGCGGCCTCACCGCGGCAGACGTCCTCGCCGTCTCCCGCCACGGCGCCCGCGTGGACCTCGACCCCGCCGCCCGGGAGCAGGTCGCTGCGGTGCGCGCGCACGTCGACGCGCTCGCCGCCGGCGAGACCCCCGTCTACGGCGTCTCCACCGGGTTCGGGGCGCTCGCGGACACCGCGATCCCGCCGAGCATGCGTCATGCCCTGCAGCGCTCGCTGATCCGCTCCCATGCCGCCGGGGCCGGCCCCGAGGTCGAGACCGAGGTGGTCCGCGCCCTGATGCTGCTGCGCGCCCGCACCCTCGCCTCGGGCCGCACCGGGGTGCGACCCGTCGTGGTCGAGACCATGCTCGCCCTGCTCAACGCACAGATCACCCCGATCGTGCACGAGTACGGGTCCCTGGGCTGCTCGGGCGACCTCGCCCCGCTCTCGCACTGCGCGATCGTGCTGATGGGGGAGGGGCGCGCCCGGGACCGCGACGGGCGGGAACGACCCGTGCCGGAGCTGCTCGCCGAGGCGGGCGTCACCCCGGTGCTGCTCGAGGAGAAGGAGGGCCTGGCCCTCATCAACGGCACCGACGGCATGCTGGGCATGCTGCTGATGGCGATCGCCGATCTCGAGGAGCTGGTGCGCATCGCCGATCTCACCACGGCGCTCACGGTGCAGGGGCTGCGCGGCCGCGACAGCGTGTTCGTCCCCGAGCTGCACGCACCGCTGCGCCCTCATCCCGGCCAGGCGGCGTCGGCCGCGAACATCCATGGCCTGCTCGCGGGCTCGCCGATCATCGCCGCCGTCGCCGCCGAGGGCTCCCGGGTGCAGGACGCCTATTCGCTGCGCTGCGCCCCGCAGGTCGCCGGCGGCGTGCGTGACACGATCCAGCACGCCCGCACCGTCGCCGATCGCGAGCTGGCCGCCGCGATCGACAATCCCGTCGTGCTCGAGGACGGCACGGTCACCTCCAACGGCAACTTCCACGGGGCGCCGGTGGCCTATGTGCTCGACTTCCTCGCCGTCGTCGGCGCGGACCTCGCCTCGATCGCCGAGCGCCGCACCGACCGGATGCTCGATGCGTCCCGCTCCCACGGGCTGCCGCCGTTCCTGGCCGACGACCCCGGTGTGGACTCCGGCTTCATGATCGCCCAGTACACCCAGGCCGCCCTGGTCTCCGAGATGAAGCGGCTGGCGGTCCCGGCGAGCGTCGACTCCATCCCCTCCTCCGCGATGCAGGAGGACCACGTCTCGATGGGCTGGCACGCCGCGCGGAAGCTGCGCACGAGCGTGGAGAACCTGCGCCGCGTGCTGGCGATCGAGCTGCTCACCGCCGCCCGGGCGATCGACCTGCGCGCACCGCTGGTCCCGTCGGCCGCCTCCGTCGCGGCGATCGACGTGCTGCGCCGCACCGTCGCAGGCCCCGGTCCCGATCGCTTCCTCGCCCCGGACATCGCCGAGGCCGAGGCGCGACTGCTGGACGGGTCGCTGCTGACCGCGGTGCAGGAGGTCGCCGGACCCCTGGAATGA